In the genome of Globicephala melas chromosome 3, mGloMel1.2, whole genome shotgun sequence, one region contains:
- the CLK4 gene encoding dual specificity protein kinase CLK4 isoform X1, with product MRHSKRTHCPDWDSRESWGHESYSGSHKRKRRSHSSTQENRHCKPHHQLKESDCHYLEAGSLNERDYRDRRYIDEYRNDYCERYVPRHYHRDVESSYRIHCRKSSVRSRRSSPKRKRNRHCSSNQSRSKSHRRKRSRSIEDDEEGHLICQSGDVLRARYEIVDTLGEGAFGKVVECIDHGMGGMHVAVKIIKNVGRYREAARSEIQVLEHLNSTDPNSVFRCVQMLEWFDHHGHVCIVFELLGLSTYDFIKENSFLPFQIDHIRQMAYQICQSINFLHHNKLTHTDLKPENILFVKSDYVVKYNSKMKRDERTLKNTDIKVVDLGSATYDDEHHSTLVSTRHYRAPEVILALGWSQPCDVWSIGCILIEYYLGFTVFQTHDSKEHLAMMERMLGPIPTRMIQKTRKHKYFHHNQLDWEEHSSAGRYVRRRCKPLKEFMLCHDEEHEKLFDLIRRMLEYDPVKRITLDEALQHPFFDLLKKK from the exons ATGAGGCATTCCAAAAGAACTCACTGCCCTGACTGGGATAGCAGAGAAAGCTGGGGACATGAAAGCTACAGTGGAAGTCACAAACGGAAGAGGAGATCCCACAGTAGTACACAAGAGAACAGACATTGTAAACCACATCACCAGCTTAAAGAATCTGATTG TCATTATTTAGAAGCAGGGTCCTTGAATGAGAGAGATTATCGGGACCGGAGATACATTGATGAATACAGAAATGACTACTGCGAAAGATATGTTCCTAGACATTATCACAGAGACGTTGAAAGCAGTTATCGAATCCACTGCAGGAAATCTTCAGTCCGAAGCAGGAGAAGCAGTCCTAAAAGGAAGCGTAATAGACACTGTTCAAGTAATCAGTCACGTTCG AAGAGCCACCGAAGGAAAAGATCCAGGAGTATAGAGGATGATGAGGAGGGTCACCTGATCTGTCAAAGTGGAGACGTTCTAAGAGCAAGAT ATGAAATCGTGGACACTTTGGGAGAAGGGGCCTTTGGCAAAGTTGTAGAGTGTATTGATCATGGCAT gggTGGCATGCATGTAGCGGtgaaaatcataaaaaatgtGGGACGATATCGTGAAGCAGCTCGTTCAGAGATCCAAGTATTAGAACATTTAAATAGTACTGATCCCAATAGTGTCTT CCGATGTGTCCAGATGCTAGAATGGTTTGATCATCATGGTCATGTTTGTATTGTGTTTGAACTCCTGGGACTTAGTACCTAtgatttcattaaagaaaacagCTTTCTGCCATTTCAAATTGACCATATCAGGCAAATGGCATATCAGATCTGTCAGTCAATAAATT TTTTGCATCATAATAAATTAACCCATACGGATCTGAagcctgaaaatattttatttgtgaagTCTGACTATGTAGTCAAGTATAATTCAAAAATG AAACGTGATGAACGCACACTGAAAAACACAGATATCAAAGTTGTTGACTTAGGAAGTGCAACATACGATGATGAACATCATAGTACTTTGGTATCTACACGGCATTACAGAGCTCCAGAGGTCATTTTGG ctttaGGTTGGTCTCAGCCTTGTGATGTTTGGAGCATAGGTTGCATTCTTATTGAATATTACCTTGGTTTCACAGTCTTTCAG aCTCATGATAGTAAAGAGCACCTGGCAATGATGGAACGTATGTTAGGACCCATACCAACACGCATGATTCAGAAAACACG GAAACACAAGTATTTTCATCATAATCAGCTAGATTGGGAGGAACATAGTTCTGCTGGTAGATATGTTAGGAGACGCTGCAAACCATTAAag GAATTTATGCTTTGTCATGATGAGGAACATGAGAAACTGTTTGACCTGATTCGAAGAATGTTGGAATATGATCCAGTGAAAAGAATTACCTTGGATGAAGCATTGCAGCATCCTTTCTTTgacttattaaaaaagaaatga
- the CLK4 gene encoding dual specificity protein kinase CLK4 isoform X2, with product MRHSKRTHCPDWDSRESWGHESYSGSHKRKRRSHSSTQENRHCKPHHQLKESDCHYLEAGSLNERDYRDRRYIDEYRNDYCERYVPRHYHRDVESSYRIHCRKSSVRSRRSSPKRKRNRHCSSNQSRSKSHRRKRSRSIEDDEEGHLICQSGDVLRARYEIVDTLGEGAFGKVVECIDHGMGGMHVAVKIIKNVGRYREAARSEIQVLEHLNSTDPNSVFRCVQMLEWFDHHGHVCIVFELLGLSTYDFIKENSFLPFQIDHIRQMAYQICQSINFLHHNKLTHTDLKPENILFVKSDYVVKYNSKMKRDERTLKNTDIKVVDLGSATYDDEHHSTLVSTRHYRAPEVILALGWSQPCDVWSIGCILIEYYLGFTVFQEFMLCHDEEHEKLFDLIRRMLEYDPVKRITLDEALQHPFFDLLKKK from the exons ATGAGGCATTCCAAAAGAACTCACTGCCCTGACTGGGATAGCAGAGAAAGCTGGGGACATGAAAGCTACAGTGGAAGTCACAAACGGAAGAGGAGATCCCACAGTAGTACACAAGAGAACAGACATTGTAAACCACATCACCAGCTTAAAGAATCTGATTG TCATTATTTAGAAGCAGGGTCCTTGAATGAGAGAGATTATCGGGACCGGAGATACATTGATGAATACAGAAATGACTACTGCGAAAGATATGTTCCTAGACATTATCACAGAGACGTTGAAAGCAGTTATCGAATCCACTGCAGGAAATCTTCAGTCCGAAGCAGGAGAAGCAGTCCTAAAAGGAAGCGTAATAGACACTGTTCAAGTAATCAGTCACGTTCG AAGAGCCACCGAAGGAAAAGATCCAGGAGTATAGAGGATGATGAGGAGGGTCACCTGATCTGTCAAAGTGGAGACGTTCTAAGAGCAAGAT ATGAAATCGTGGACACTTTGGGAGAAGGGGCCTTTGGCAAAGTTGTAGAGTGTATTGATCATGGCAT gggTGGCATGCATGTAGCGGtgaaaatcataaaaaatgtGGGACGATATCGTGAAGCAGCTCGTTCAGAGATCCAAGTATTAGAACATTTAAATAGTACTGATCCCAATAGTGTCTT CCGATGTGTCCAGATGCTAGAATGGTTTGATCATCATGGTCATGTTTGTATTGTGTTTGAACTCCTGGGACTTAGTACCTAtgatttcattaaagaaaacagCTTTCTGCCATTTCAAATTGACCATATCAGGCAAATGGCATATCAGATCTGTCAGTCAATAAATT TTTTGCATCATAATAAATTAACCCATACGGATCTGAagcctgaaaatattttatttgtgaagTCTGACTATGTAGTCAAGTATAATTCAAAAATG AAACGTGATGAACGCACACTGAAAAACACAGATATCAAAGTTGTTGACTTAGGAAGTGCAACATACGATGATGAACATCATAGTACTTTGGTATCTACACGGCATTACAGAGCTCCAGAGGTCATTTTGG ctttaGGTTGGTCTCAGCCTTGTGATGTTTGGAGCATAGGTTGCATTCTTATTGAATATTACCTTGGTTTCACAGTCTTTCAG GAATTTATGCTTTGTCATGATGAGGAACATGAGAAACTGTTTGACCTGATTCGAAGAATGTTGGAATATGATCCAGTGAAAAGAATTACCTTGGATGAAGCATTGCAGCATCCTTTCTTTgacttattaaaaaagaaatga
- the CLK4 gene encoding dual specificity protein kinase CLK4 isoform X3, translating to MGGMHVAVKIIKNVGRYREAARSEIQVLEHLNSTDPNSVFRCVQMLEWFDHHGHVCIVFELLGLSTYDFIKENSFLPFQIDHIRQMAYQICQSINFLHHNKLTHTDLKPENILFVKSDYVVKYNSKMKRDERTLKNTDIKVVDLGSATYDDEHHSTLVSTRHYRAPEVILALGWSQPCDVWSIGCILIEYYLGFTVFQTHDSKEHLAMMERMLGPIPTRMIQKTRKHKYFHHNQLDWEEHSSAGRYVRRRCKPLKEFMLCHDEEHEKLFDLIRRMLEYDPVKRITLDEALQHPFFDLLKKK from the exons AT gggTGGCATGCATGTAGCGGtgaaaatcataaaaaatgtGGGACGATATCGTGAAGCAGCTCGTTCAGAGATCCAAGTATTAGAACATTTAAATAGTACTGATCCCAATAGTGTCTT CCGATGTGTCCAGATGCTAGAATGGTTTGATCATCATGGTCATGTTTGTATTGTGTTTGAACTCCTGGGACTTAGTACCTAtgatttcattaaagaaaacagCTTTCTGCCATTTCAAATTGACCATATCAGGCAAATGGCATATCAGATCTGTCAGTCAATAAATT TTTTGCATCATAATAAATTAACCCATACGGATCTGAagcctgaaaatattttatttgtgaagTCTGACTATGTAGTCAAGTATAATTCAAAAATG AAACGTGATGAACGCACACTGAAAAACACAGATATCAAAGTTGTTGACTTAGGAAGTGCAACATACGATGATGAACATCATAGTACTTTGGTATCTACACGGCATTACAGAGCTCCAGAGGTCATTTTGG ctttaGGTTGGTCTCAGCCTTGTGATGTTTGGAGCATAGGTTGCATTCTTATTGAATATTACCTTGGTTTCACAGTCTTTCAG aCTCATGATAGTAAAGAGCACCTGGCAATGATGGAACGTATGTTAGGACCCATACCAACACGCATGATTCAGAAAACACG GAAACACAAGTATTTTCATCATAATCAGCTAGATTGGGAGGAACATAGTTCTGCTGGTAGATATGTTAGGAGACGCTGCAAACCATTAAag GAATTTATGCTTTGTCATGATGAGGAACATGAGAAACTGTTTGACCTGATTCGAAGAATGTTGGAATATGATCCAGTGAAAAGAATTACCTTGGATGAAGCATTGCAGCATCCTTTCTTTgacttattaaaaaagaaatga